In the bacterium genome, one interval contains:
- the typA gene encoding translational GTPase TypA translates to MQERNDLRNIAIIAHVDHGKTTLVDGMLHQAGVFRANQQVQERILDRLDLEREKGITILSKNTAVHWRGKLVNIVDTPGHADFGGQVQRVLKMVDGCLLLVDASEGPLPQTRYVLSNALEAGLSPIVVINKIDRPDARIDEVLDEVLELFLDLDASEEQCHFPVIYTNAREGTATMDLSVPGVNLEPLFELIFKEVPPPSFDPEHALQLQIVTLDYNDYVGRIGIGRIMHGKIHVGDQVVLVKSEEEHIPTKITQLYGFEGLARTPIEEASAGDIIALAGIEGIFIGDTVTSAEDPRPLPPLKIDEPTLEMLFSVNTSPFAGREGKYVTTRQIRDRLFKELRANPAIRVEESETTDAYKVYGRGELQMAILIEMMRREGFEMLVGKPRVLFKRDNGRLMEPYENVLVDCPEEFVGVITGTLGMRRGIMTRMTNHSTGWVRMNYEIPMRGLIGVRPILMTTTRGTIIMHSMFAGYRPLEGEVSHRPTGVIVADREGRVTGYALNNLQDRGELFVGPGTQVYEGMIVGENSRDSDLAVNIVREKKLTNMRASGSDDALQIAPPRVLSLEEAIAFINEDELVEVTPQSLRLRKIYLSAEERKRAEKEKTGRIEGNA, encoded by the coding sequence GTGCAAGAGAGAAACGACCTCCGCAATATCGCGATTATCGCCCACGTCGACCACGGCAAGACTACGCTCGTGGATGGTATGCTCCATCAGGCGGGTGTGTTCCGCGCCAATCAGCAGGTGCAGGAACGGATCCTCGACCGGCTCGATCTGGAGCGCGAAAAAGGTATTACCATTCTATCTAAGAATACCGCCGTACATTGGCGTGGGAAATTGGTGAATATCGTAGACACGCCGGGTCACGCCGATTTCGGCGGACAGGTCCAGCGTGTCCTGAAAATGGTGGATGGCTGCCTGCTCTTAGTAGATGCCTCCGAAGGCCCGCTGCCTCAGACCCGCTATGTGCTCTCCAACGCCCTCGAAGCGGGACTATCCCCCATCGTGGTGATCAACAAGATTGACCGCCCCGATGCCCGGATCGATGAGGTCCTCGACGAAGTCCTCGAGCTGTTCCTCGACCTTGATGCCTCCGAAGAGCAGTGCCATTTCCCGGTGATCTATACCAACGCCCGCGAAGGCACCGCCACCATGGATCTGAGCGTCCCCGGCGTGAACCTCGAGCCGCTGTTCGAACTGATCTTCAAGGAAGTGCCGCCGCCATCCTTCGATCCCGAACATGCCCTTCAGCTTCAAATCGTCACCCTCGATTACAATGACTACGTGGGCCGGATCGGCATTGGCAGAATCATGCACGGCAAGATTCACGTCGGCGACCAGGTGGTATTGGTTAAGTCGGAAGAAGAGCATATTCCCACCAAGATCACTCAGCTTTACGGCTTCGAAGGCCTGGCGCGCACGCCCATCGAAGAGGCCTCCGCCGGAGACATCATTGCGCTGGCGGGCATTGAAGGCATCTTCATCGGCGACACCGTCACCTCCGCCGAAGATCCCCGGCCTCTGCCGCCGCTCAAAATCGACGAGCCGACGCTGGAGATGCTCTTCTCGGTGAACACCTCTCCCTTTGCCGGGCGCGAAGGAAAGTACGTCACCACCCGCCAGATCCGCGACCGTCTGTTCAAGGAGTTGCGTGCCAATCCCGCGATCCGCGTCGAAGAGTCCGAGACCACCGACGCCTATAAGGTCTATGGGCGCGGCGAATTGCAGATGGCGATCTTGATTGAGATGATGCGCCGTGAAGGCTTCGAAATGCTCGTCGGCAAGCCGCGCGTGCTCTTCAAGCGCGACAATGGCCGCCTGATGGAGCCCTATGAAAATGTGCTGGTGGACTGCCCGGAAGAATTTGTCGGTGTCATCACCGGCACCCTCGGCATGCGGCGCGGCATCATGACCCGCATGACCAACCATTCCACCGGCTGGGTGCGCATGAACTACGAAATTCCCATGCGCGGCCTGATCGGGGTGCGGCCCATCCTCATGACCACCACCCGTGGCACCATCATCATGCACAGCATGTTTGCCGGCTACCGTCCCCTCGAAGGTGAAGTCAGCCACCGCCCCACCGGCGTGATTGTCGCCGACCGTGAAGGCCGCGTGACCGGCTACGCGCTGAACAATTTGCAGGATCGCGGTGAACTGTTCGTCGGCCCTGGCACGCAGGTCTATGAAGGCATGATCGTCGGTGAGAACTCCCGGGATTCCGATCTGGCCGTGAACATCGTGCGCGAGAAGAAGCTCACCAACATGCGCGCCAGCGGCTCCGATGATGCGCTGCAGATCGCCCCGCCGCGTGTGCTGTCCCTTGAAGAAGCCATCGCCTTCATCAATGAGGACGAACTGGTGGAAGTCACTCCGCAGTCACTTCGCCTGCGTAAAATCTACCTCAGCGCCGAAGAGCGCAAACGCGCCGAAAAAGAAAAAACCGGCCGCATCGAGGGCAACGCGTAG
- a CDS encoding porin, with protein sequence MKSSIVIFRIILCAGVFAAATAGATGFDLKPYGYVKAEMTYASHGVLSTGKPGLSAPQLADTLKGHSFGVSVQSTRLGMKGWMTADNGMEVGGKVEGDFSTSTGNDASAKPRLRLAYAWIATHLAEIRVGQQWDLFSSQNPTMSTGASGLWYAGNLGTRRGQFQCNIFIPENYTAPILSVALCEGAKETDGLGADNFSSFPMVQARGSIEVSKKYLVGLSLVHANFDPDPSKNNDEYTTLGYGVDYDLRFHKLFSIRGEVNMGKNLANGNFSTIAGAGKHGDTRENSCFWANIVSKPLKHLNVSLGGGMDQNKSDHIAAAAATKNTIMYGEFIFPLMNGLSVETEVGSIHTLYKERASQSAMFTNLAGKLEF encoded by the coding sequence ATGAAATCCTCGATTGTAATCTTCCGCATTATCCTGTGCGCGGGAGTATTTGCGGCGGCCACCGCCGGCGCGACCGGGTTTGATCTCAAACCCTACGGCTACGTCAAAGCCGAGATGACCTATGCATCCCATGGTGTGCTCTCCACCGGAAAGCCGGGTCTGTCCGCGCCGCAACTGGCGGACACTCTGAAAGGGCACAGTTTCGGAGTGTCGGTTCAGTCCACCCGTCTCGGCATGAAAGGCTGGATGACGGCGGACAACGGCATGGAAGTCGGGGGTAAGGTGGAAGGAGACTTTTCCACCAGCACCGGCAATGACGCCAGCGCCAAGCCACGTTTGCGTCTGGCCTATGCCTGGATCGCCACCCATCTGGCGGAAATCCGCGTGGGGCAGCAGTGGGATCTGTTCTCCTCCCAGAATCCGACCATGAGCACCGGAGCTTCCGGTCTGTGGTATGCCGGAAACCTCGGCACGCGCCGCGGCCAGTTCCAGTGCAACATCTTTATCCCGGAAAACTATACCGCGCCGATTCTGTCGGTAGCTCTCTGTGAAGGCGCCAAGGAGACCGACGGCCTCGGAGCGGACAATTTTTCCAGTTTCCCCATGGTCCAGGCCCGCGGCTCCATCGAAGTCAGCAAAAAGTACCTGGTGGGTCTGTCCCTGGTGCACGCCAATTTCGATCCGGACCCATCCAAGAACAATGACGAGTATACGACGCTGGGATACGGCGTAGATTATGATTTGCGCTTCCACAAGCTGTTTTCCATCCGCGGTGAAGTCAACATGGGAAAGAACCTGGCCAACGGTAACTTCTCGACCATCGCCGGAGCGGGCAAGCATGGCGACACGCGCGAAAACAGCTGCTTCTGGGCCAATATCGTGTCCAAGCCGCTCAAGCACTTAAATGTCTCGCTGGGCGGTGGTATGGACCAGAACAAAAGCGATCACATCGCTGCCGCGGCTGCGACGAAGAATACCATTATGTACGGCGAATTCATCTTCCCCTTGATGAATGGTCTGTCTGTGGAAACCGAAGTAGGCTCGATCCACACCTTGTACAAGGAGCGGGCTTCGCAGTCGGCAATGTTTACAAATCTGGCGGGTAAATTGGAGTTCTAA
- a CDS encoding isochorismate synthase — MNVINHTYSLPHVQQISCPPVWRAWDGLAAAYAPAFLWRERAGQEVVLALGAAGVYSSLTECRKALASDHGAPLAFGMVAFDPRSILLAPWEGFQSSLFVVPKVLVRWKDGIASIWGQEKALADVVDALQNPPPPRRLLDVDGGRAFSEAEWTKAVRAMQAHIAAGAITKAVLARDSIRESAAPVQAGYVLERLASSTPDCYLFAHGMNGATFLGASPERLFRLDRSMVETESLAGTRPRGKTAREDERLAQELLHSAKENIEQNIVTQFLQQGLAELCVAVSDDLEPHVRKLAGLQHLHTRIHGQLKDNVTPDDVLHALHPTPAVCGMPKEQAREIIAELEPVPRGLYAGAIGWMDAERAELAVAIRSALLKDRVARVFAGAGIIAASDAKAEWRETALKMKPMLSALNCEEL, encoded by the coding sequence ATGAATGTCATTAACCACACCTACTCTCTGCCGCATGTGCAGCAGATCTCTTGCCCTCCGGTCTGGCGGGCTTGGGATGGGCTGGCGGCGGCGTATGCACCGGCTTTTTTATGGCGGGAGCGGGCCGGGCAAGAGGTGGTGCTGGCCTTAGGTGCGGCGGGGGTCTACTCCAGTTTGACTGAATGCCGGAAGGCTCTGGCTTCGGATCACGGCGCGCCGCTGGCTTTCGGGATGGTGGCCTTCGATCCGCGCTCGATCCTGCTTGCGCCGTGGGAAGGGTTTCAGAGCAGCCTGTTTGTGGTGCCGAAGGTGCTGGTGCGATGGAAAGACGGGATTGCCAGTATCTGGGGCCAGGAGAAGGCGCTGGCGGATGTGGTGGATGCTTTGCAGAATCCGCCGCCGCCGAGACGGCTGTTGGATGTGGATGGGGGACGCGCCTTTTCGGAAGCGGAATGGACGAAGGCCGTGCGGGCCATGCAGGCGCATATTGCCGCGGGGGCTATTACCAAGGCGGTGCTGGCGCGGGATTCGATTCGTGAAAGTGCCGCGCCGGTTCAGGCGGGGTATGTGCTGGAGCGGCTTGCGAGTTCCACACCGGATTGTTACCTTTTTGCGCACGGTATGAACGGCGCCACATTTTTGGGCGCATCCCCGGAACGGTTATTCCGGCTGGATCGTTCTATGGTGGAAACCGAGAGCCTGGCGGGAACGCGTCCGCGCGGGAAAACCGCCCGCGAGGATGAGCGGCTGGCGCAGGAGCTGCTGCATTCGGCTAAAGAGAACATCGAGCAGAATATCGTCACGCAGTTCTTGCAGCAGGGCCTCGCGGAATTGTGCGTGGCAGTGAGTGACGATCTGGAACCGCACGTGCGCAAGCTGGCGGGGCTCCAACATCTGCACACGCGCATCCACGGACAGTTGAAAGACAATGTGACGCCGGACGACGTGCTGCACGCGCTGCATCCGACGCCAGCGGTGTGTGGGATGCCGAAGGAGCAGGCGCGGGAGATTATCGCCGAACTGGAGCCTGTGCCGCGCGGGCTGTATGCCGGGGCGATTGGCTGGATGGATGCGGAGCGCGCGGAGCTTGCCGTGGCGATTCGCTCGGCGTTGTTGAAGGATCGCGTCGCCCGCGTGTTTGCCGGCGCGGGAATTATCGCCGCGTCGGATGCCAAAGCCGAGTGGCGGGAAACCGCGCTGAAAATGAAACCGATGCTGTCTGCCTTGAACTGCGAGGAGCTGTGA
- the menH gene encoding 2-succinyl-6-hydroxy-2,4-cyclohexadiene-1-carboxylate synthase gives MTDVAASSIDWHVAWQGDPQLPVLALAHGFAGSLHAWEHLIVDLEQHFHLMLIDLPGHGKTPLPPEPEMNLVRLGTALGQLISTAAEEPVSLCGYSMGGRIALHTALYAPEMVKSLALIGASPGIADAVEREERRKADRELAAMIRTRGIEWFADFWGNLPLFASQKSLAPSVQENLHRSRLHNDPEGLAIALEHFGVGTQEDLHPKLSQLKCPVLLIAGALDKKYCRSNAVFEQSTQGGVHLKRAEIHGVGHAAHVEAPDLVAQELIEFFEVGIIS, from the coding sequence ATGACCGATGTAGCTGCCAGCAGTATTGACTGGCACGTGGCCTGGCAGGGAGATCCGCAATTGCCGGTGCTCGCGCTGGCGCACGGGTTTGCCGGATCGCTGCACGCCTGGGAGCATCTGATTGTCGATCTTGAGCAGCATTTCCATCTGATGCTGATTGACCTGCCCGGGCACGGCAAGACACCGCTGCCGCCCGAACCGGAGATGAATCTGGTGCGCCTTGGCACGGCGCTGGGGCAGTTGATTTCCACCGCCGCCGAAGAACCGGTCAGCCTGTGCGGGTACAGCATGGGCGGGCGGATTGCACTGCACACCGCGCTGTATGCGCCCGAGATGGTGAAATCGCTGGCACTGATCGGCGCGTCACCGGGAATTGCGGACGCAGTCGAACGCGAGGAGCGGCGCAAGGCGGACCGTGAATTGGCCGCCATGATTCGCACCAGAGGGATCGAATGGTTTGCGGACTTCTGGGGCAACCTGCCGCTGTTCGCGTCGCAGAAATCGCTCGCGCCGTCGGTGCAGGAAAACCTGCACCGGTCACGGCTGCATAACGATCCGGAAGGCTTGGCCATTGCGCTGGAGCATTTCGGCGTAGGCACGCAGGAGGATCTGCATCCCAAGCTGAGTCAACTAAAATGCCCCGTGCTGCTGATTGCCGGGGCGCTGGACAAAAAATACTGCCGTTCCAATGCGGTCTTCGAACAGTCGACGCAAGGCGGTGTTCATCTCAAGCGGGCAGAGATTCACGGCGTCGGCCATGCGGCGCACGTCGAAGCGCCGGATCTGGTGGCGCAGGAACTCATCGAATTTTTTGAAGTCGGCATCATCTCCTAA
- a CDS encoding glycosyltransferase family 39 protein, with translation MKNLPLLQRGGFVLAAFLLITLLAHLLTATHYPMFRDEFYYLDCANHLDYGYVDQPPFSIFVLDGWRMIFGDSLFAVRLLPSLLAVALMWLTWKITEEMGGGLFARTLACGAAFFSPQLRALAGFYSMNAFDLVFWAAAALILIRIAKTNDSRLWIPFGIIAGWGLLNKISLLYFGAGLIVAMALTPLRRQFARRQFWIGGIMALLLFLPYVLWQFSHEFATLQFIRNATAFKNAAFAPHQFLMEFALENNPISILLWLGGLGVLLFYKPLRTFRFLGWLALTVLVILMTNKGKPYYAAGLFPLLIASGAVWLESKFALPRLKWARLAYAGLLVAGGLLLLPFGLRILNPETYIDYQWTLGIEPKASEKGQQDALWPQHYADSFGWEELAQATVRAYNQLDPEEKKDCVIFARNYGEAGAINYYCRKQGLPEAVCGHNNYYFWGPPVVGVHTVFLVVAKPERDPRDVFDSIFVGGGSDNDYAMPTERKLVVFIGRGIHRSLAEIWAANKSFD, from the coding sequence ATGAAGAATCTCCCTCTGCTGCAGCGCGGCGGCTTCGTGCTCGCGGCCTTCCTGCTGATTACCCTGCTTGCTCATCTGCTTACAGCCACTCACTACCCGATGTTCCGGGATGAGTTTTATTATCTCGACTGCGCCAATCATCTGGATTATGGCTACGTCGATCAGCCGCCGTTTTCGATTTTTGTGCTGGACGGCTGGCGGATGATTTTCGGCGATTCGCTGTTTGCCGTGCGGCTGCTGCCCTCGCTGCTGGCGGTGGCGCTGATGTGGCTGACGTGGAAGATCACCGAGGAGATGGGTGGCGGACTGTTTGCGCGTACGCTGGCCTGCGGAGCCGCGTTCTTTTCGCCGCAGTTGCGCGCGCTGGCGGGATTTTACTCGATGAATGCCTTCGATCTGGTCTTCTGGGCGGCGGCGGCGCTGATTCTGATCCGCATTGCCAAGACCAACGACTCCCGGTTGTGGATTCCTTTCGGAATTATTGCCGGGTGGGGACTGCTCAACAAGATCAGCCTGCTCTATTTCGGCGCGGGGCTGATTGTTGCGATGGCGCTGACGCCGCTACGCCGGCAGTTCGCGCGCCGGCAGTTCTGGATCGGCGGGATCATGGCTCTGCTGCTGTTTCTGCCGTATGTGCTGTGGCAGTTTTCCCATGAGTTTGCCACGCTGCAGTTCATCCGCAATGCCACGGCCTTCAAGAATGCCGCGTTTGCCCCGCACCAGTTTCTGATGGAATTCGCGCTGGAAAATAATCCGATTTCGATTCTGCTGTGGCTGGGCGGGCTCGGCGTGCTGTTGTTTTACAAACCGCTGCGGACCTTCCGGTTTTTAGGATGGCTGGCGCTGACGGTGCTGGTGATTCTGATGACCAACAAGGGCAAGCCCTATTATGCGGCGGGGCTGTTTCCGCTGCTGATTGCTTCCGGCGCGGTGTGGCTGGAAAGTAAATTCGCGCTGCCGCGACTGAAGTGGGCGCGGCTTGCTTATGCGGGATTGCTGGTGGCCGGCGGGTTGCTGCTGCTGCCGTTCGGATTGCGGATTTTGAATCCGGAAACATACATTGACTATCAATGGACGCTGGGGATCGAGCCGAAGGCGAGCGAGAAGGGCCAACAGGATGCGCTCTGGCCGCAGCACTATGCCGATTCCTTCGGCTGGGAAGAGCTTGCGCAGGCAACCGTGCGGGCTTATAACCAGCTTGACCCGGAAGAGAAAAAGGATTGCGTGATTTTTGCGCGCAACTACGGCGAGGCCGGGGCCATCAACTATTACTGCCGCAAACAGGGGCTGCCCGAAGCGGTGTGCGGCCATAACAACTACTACTTCTGGGGACCACCCGTCGTGGGCGTACACACGGTGTTCCTCGTGGTTGCCAAGCCGGAGCGGGATCCGCGCGACGTGTTCGATTCGATCTTTGTCGGCGGCGGCAGCGACAATGATTATGCCATGCCTACCGAACGCAAACTGGTGGTCTTCATCGGGCGCGGCATTCACCGCTCGCTCGCGGAAATTTGGGCTGCGAATAAGAGTTTCGATTGA
- a CDS encoding carbonic anhydrase: MKLRIFASTLLLIPLALQASDTPPATVSRDEALTRLMDGNARSVSAAPAAWNAGAERRTVLAAAQYPYACIVTCSDSRVVPEIIFDESLGSLFVVRTLGNVPSADVVASVEYAVAHLHVPVVVVLGHTDCDAPAGRKSSSKGAAMTAAFHGAAAAGEAPSAVPAEQTSGITARLTAMSLLCESAAISAAVSGHQTTLISGMYDVGTGKASFETEMGSVAMPAPKATAPATAAVATAPAVAAPAVAPAKVEVAVSKPAAPAEAKAAPEAKEAKASAPKAAEPSASFARRSR, from the coding sequence ATGAAACTTCGTATATTCGCATCCACCCTTTTGCTGATTCCGCTGGCCCTGCAGGCGAGCGACACTCCGCCGGCCACGGTGAGCCGTGACGAGGCTCTGACACGTTTGATGGACGGCAATGCCCGCTCGGTGAGCGCGGCACCTGCGGCCTGGAATGCCGGCGCGGAACGGCGCACGGTGCTGGCCGCCGCGCAGTATCCCTATGCCTGCATCGTGACCTGTTCCGACTCCCGCGTGGTTCCGGAGATCATCTTCGATGAGTCTCTGGGATCGCTGTTTGTGGTGCGCACACTGGGCAATGTGCCCTCCGCCGACGTGGTGGCATCGGTAGAATATGCGGTGGCGCATTTGCACGTCCCGGTGGTGGTTGTACTGGGACACACGGATTGCGACGCGCCGGCAGGGCGCAAGAGCAGCAGCAAGGGCGCCGCGATGACGGCCGCCTTCCATGGCGCTGCCGCCGCCGGCGAAGCCCCGAGCGCGGTACCGGCGGAGCAGACGTCGGGCATCACGGCGCGTTTGACGGCCATGTCCCTGCTGTGCGAGAGTGCCGCCATTTCGGCAGCGGTATCCGGTCATCAGACGACCCTGATTTCGGGGATGTATGATGTCGGCACCGGCAAAGCCAGCTTTGAAACCGAGATGGGATCTGTCGCGATGCCTGCGCCCAAGGCCACTGCCCCGGCCACAGCAGCGGTAGCGACGGCTCCTGCGGTGGCAGCCCCGGCGGTAGCACCGGCCAAGGTGGAAGTTGCGGTGTCCAAACCTGCAGCGCCTGCTGAAGCCAAAGCAGCTCCCGAAGCAAAGGAAGCTAAGGCCAGCGCGCCTAAGGCGGCAGAACCTTCGGCAAGTTTTGCCCGACGCAGCCGCTGA
- the menB gene encoding 1,4-dihydroxy-2-naphthoyl-CoA synthase, which translates to MTTFPWTSAGTFADILYEKWEGIAKITINRPEVRNAFRPQTVLDMQKAFHDAHEDPEIGVIILTGAGTEAFCSGGDQKIRGDAGYVGEDLVPRLNVLDLQRQIRSLPKPVIAMVAGYAIGGGHVLHVICDITIAADNARFGQTGPKVGSFDGGFGASYLARLVGPKRAKEIWFLCRQYDAQQAMDMGLVNTVVPLSELEATTVQWCKEILQLSPMALRCLKSAFNAETDGQAGIQELAGNATLLFYMSEEAHEGRDAFKQKRKPNFKKFKRLP; encoded by the coding sequence ATGACCACATTCCCCTGGACATCCGCCGGAACGTTTGCCGATATTCTTTATGAGAAGTGGGAAGGCATCGCCAAGATTACCATCAACCGGCCCGAGGTGCGCAACGCGTTCCGACCGCAGACCGTGTTGGATATGCAGAAGGCATTTCATGACGCGCATGAAGACCCGGAAATCGGCGTGATTATTCTGACCGGCGCGGGCACGGAGGCCTTCTGTTCGGGTGGCGATCAGAAAATCCGTGGCGATGCCGGATATGTGGGCGAGGATTTGGTGCCGCGCCTGAATGTGCTGGATTTGCAGCGGCAGATTCGCAGTTTGCCCAAACCGGTGATTGCCATGGTGGCGGGCTATGCCATCGGCGGCGGGCACGTACTGCATGTGATCTGTGACATCACCATTGCCGCGGACAACGCGCGTTTCGGGCAGACCGGGCCAAAGGTCGGCTCGTTTGACGGCGGGTTCGGCGCAAGTTATCTGGCGCGGTTGGTGGGGCCGAAGCGGGCCAAGGAGATCTGGTTTCTCTGCCGCCAGTATGACGCGCAGCAGGCGATGGACATGGGGCTGGTCAACACGGTGGTGCCGCTCTCCGAACTGGAAGCGACCACGGTGCAGTGGTGCAAGGAGATTCTGCAACTGTCACCCATGGCTCTGCGCTGTCTGAAGTCCGCCTTCAATGCCGAGACTGACGGCCAGGCGGGAATTCAGGAACTGGCAGGCAACGCGACGTTGCTGTTCTATATGTCTGAAGAGGCGCACGAAGGCCGCGACGCCTTCAAACAGAAGCGCAAACCCAATTTCAAGAAGTTCAAACGGCTGCCATAG
- a CDS encoding antibiotic biosynthesis monooxygenase: protein MVKALVNHKVADYNTWLPHFEKHAEKRVPAGCLKAEVFRNSDDPNNVFILFDWKDADSFKKFGESPDLAETMKAAGVMGPPTMTILESANNYPG from the coding sequence ATGGTCAAGGCATTGGTGAATCACAAAGTGGCCGATTACAACACGTGGCTGCCGCATTTTGAAAAGCATGCCGAAAAGCGCGTGCCTGCCGGCTGCCTGAAAGCCGAAGTTTTTCGTAACAGCGATGACCCGAACAATGTCTTCATCCTCTTCGATTGGAAAGATGCCGACTCCTTCAAGAAGTTCGGCGAGTCTCCCGACCTTGCCGAGACGATGAAAGCCGCCGGAGTCATGGGCCCGCCCACCATGACCATCCTCGAGTCCGCCAACAACTATCCCGGCTGA
- the menD gene encoding 2-succinyl-5-enolpyruvyl-6-hydroxy-3-cyclohexene-1-carboxylic-acid synthase, with product MNLPNVNYLHATVLLKQWMACGARRVVISPGSRSTPLALAAAELPELETYVLTDERSAAFFALGLSKSDGVPAILICTSGTAAANYFPAVIEAAQSAVPLIVLTADRPLTLRGSGAPQTMDQSHLYGGYARFFADLPEARLDLDHCRAVRSIAADAFSHAVTVPRGPVHLNVPLDEPLAPVLRDERVCHALWTELQAEGQIRISSRVPRVVSAETLRRLSIVLGDSLCGLIVAGVDAARSSEEAEALYLLSRQLGWPVFADVLSGLQGYGYPVFPHYDIFLRDEELAGLAPDVVLMFGGFPTSKALNVYLDRHRAANTIQVDSRGLPADPTFRANERIEADVAPLCHSLARASKSSRDSLILEPFRQAAFFIGTALEKDAAQAECEALYVLEAARAMPEQAAIVLASSMPVRYADALLGGKAFHVYGLRGVNGIDGTISHAAGIAAASGKPTLLVTGDLAFIHDMNGLIAAVRHAPSLSIVLLNNNGGGIFHFLPVHKHENTAQFEKLHGTPHGLDLSAAGRLFGLEWQTAAGPQQAGDLLSQKHSGVRVIEVRTSREANHRAFSELVSRLGKEAIRL from the coding sequence GTGAATCTTCCGAACGTAAATTATCTGCATGCGACGGTTCTTCTGAAGCAATGGATGGCCTGCGGCGCGCGCCGCGTTGTAATTTCTCCCGGCTCCCGCTCTACCCCACTGGCCCTTGCCGCCGCTGAGCTTCCTGAACTTGAAACCTATGTACTGACCGACGAGCGGTCGGCGGCATTTTTTGCGCTGGGCCTCTCCAAAAGCGACGGTGTGCCGGCGATTCTGATTTGCACATCGGGCACCGCCGCGGCCAACTATTTTCCCGCAGTGATTGAAGCCGCGCAGTCCGCCGTGCCCTTGATTGTGCTGACCGCCGACCGGCCGCTGACGCTGCGAGGCAGCGGCGCGCCGCAGACGATGGATCAGTCCCATTTGTATGGGGGTTATGCGCGGTTCTTTGCCGATCTTCCCGAAGCCAGATTAGACCTTGACCATTGCCGCGCGGTGCGGTCGATTGCCGCGGATGCGTTTTCCCATGCGGTGACGGTTCCGCGCGGTCCGGTACATCTGAATGTTCCATTGGATGAACCGCTGGCGCCGGTGCTGCGGGATGAGCGGGTGTGCCACGCGTTATGGACGGAGTTGCAGGCGGAAGGCCAGATTCGTATTTCTTCCCGTGTGCCGCGCGTGGTCTCTGCGGAGACCCTTCGGCGGCTGTCGATTGTGCTGGGGGACTCGCTGTGCGGATTGATTGTGGCGGGGGTGGACGCGGCGCGGAGCAGCGAAGAGGCGGAAGCGCTGTATCTGTTGAGCCGGCAGCTCGGCTGGCCGGTGTTCGCCGACGTGCTGTCCGGCTTGCAGGGATACGGCTATCCGGTTTTCCCACACTATGATATTTTTCTGCGCGATGAGGAATTGGCAGGGCTGGCGCCGGATGTGGTGCTGATGTTCGGCGGGTTTCCCACATCGAAGGCGCTGAACGTCTATCTGGACCGCCACCGGGCGGCCAATACGATTCAGGTGGACTCGCGCGGACTTCCCGCCGATCCCACATTCCGCGCCAATGAGCGGATTGAGGCGGATGTGGCGCCGCTCTGTCACAGTCTGGCACGGGCCAGCAAGTCCTCGCGGGACTCGCTGATTCTCGAACCCTTCCGTCAGGCGGCCTTTTTTATCGGCACGGCGCTGGAGAAGGATGCCGCCCAAGCGGAGTGCGAAGCTTTGTATGTGCTGGAAGCGGCGCGCGCCATGCCGGAGCAGGCGGCGATTGTGCTGGCCAGCAGCATGCCTGTGCGCTATGCCGATGCCCTGCTCGGCGGGAAGGCGTTTCACGTGTACGGACTGCGCGGGGTAAACGGGATCGACGGCACCATTTCCCATGCGGCGGGAATTGCGGCGGCGTCGGGGAAACCCACGCTGCTGGTCACGGGAGATCTGGCCTTCATCCACGATATGAATGGATTAATCGCGGCCGTGCGCCACGCGCCGAGCCTTTCGATTGTGCTGCTGAACAACAACGGCGGCGGAATTTTCCATTTCCTGCCCGTACACAAGCATGAAAACACCGCGCAGTTCGAGAAGCTGCACGGCACACCGCATGGCCTCGATCTGTCTGCCGCGGGCAGACTCTTCGGGCTGGAGTGGCAAACGGCTGCCGGACCGCAACAGGCGGGAGACCTGCTTTCACAGAAACATTCCGGGGTACGCGTCATTGAAGTCAGGACGTCGCGCGAGGCAAATCATCGCGCTTTTTCGGAACTGGTCTCACGGCTGGGAAAGGAGGCTATCCGCTTATGA